Within Terriglobia bacterium, the genomic segment CTTCAACCGAAGGAACATAACCGACTCCAAGTGTGAACGGCATTTACTTGAGAGATTGCGCAAGTTGGACCGCAACGAACTTACGCAGAAAACCGACGGGCTCCTTGAAAAGAGTCAGATTGATGGGGTGATGGCACGCCGGGACAAGATCGTGGCGATTTATGACGCACTCATCGCCAAAAGGGGGGAGAAGGAGGTGCTGTACGATGATCCCATCGCCAAGTAAGTGAGAGAAAGAAGTGCTCTTGCGGGCAGTGCATGTGGCGGCACGAAGATTTCCCTTCAAGGGACGTGGAATTGCATCGACGGACGCCGCTACAACGGCCGATGTCTGCCGGCGTTCTTCTTTATCCCTCTATATTGAAACCGACGTCGGATTAAGCGGTTCACACCTGCTCACCGACTGGAGTTTCCGGGGCCGGGCCGTTGCGGTCGAACCAGCCGTACAGCGTAGGCAGGACCAGCAGGGTGGCCAGAGTTGAAGTGAACAGCCCGCCCACGACCACCACCGCCAAGGGACGTTGCACCTCGGAACCGGGACCCGTGGCAAACATCATCGGAATGAGGCTGAATACCGTGATGGAGGCGGTCATCAAGATCGGCCGGAGCCTCAGGGCGCAGGCGTTCTTTACCGCATCTCGCACACTCTGGCCTGCGCTGCGCAGCTGGAGAATGCAGGAGACCAGCACCAGTCCGTTCAGCACGGCGACCCCGAGCAGCGTGATGAAACCCACCGAGGCCGGGACCGACAGGTAAATACGCGACAGCCAGAGTGTGAAAACCCCACCCATGAGAGCAAACGGCAGGTTAAGAAAAACCAGAAATGAGAGCCGGACCGACTTGAAGGTCATGAACAGCAGCACCAGAACCAGGATGACGACCAGCGGTGTGATGATCATGAGCCTGCGCATGGCGCGCTGCTGATTCTCAAACTGACCTCCCCATGTGGTCGAATACCCGACCGGCAGCGTGACTGTCTGGCGGATTTTGCGTTGCGCCTCAGCCACAAACGATCCGATGTCCCTGCCGACGATGTTCAGCTCGATGCCTTTATACCTCATGCCGTTGTCCCGGCTGATCTGGACCGGCCCTTCCTGAAGCGAGATGTCGGCGAGCTGGCTGAGAGGAATGCCGATGCCGTCGCCGGTTCCGACCAGGGTATCCGCCAGTTTCTCGACGGAATTGCGCTGGTCTTCCGGGAAGCGGACCGTCAGATCGAAGGATCGGTTGCCCTCGTAAACCTGCGTGGCAGCCTTGCCGCCAATGGCGATGTCGATAATGGCGAGCACATCGCGGACGTTCATGCCGTATCGGGCGATTTTGCTGCGGTCGACGCGAATGCCGATGTAGGGCTGTCCGGAAACCTTCTCCACCACCAGGTCTTCACATCCCCGAATGTCTCCAAGCACTCTGGCCATCTCATCGGTCTTGGACTTGAGGACATCCAGATCCTCGCCGAAGAGCTTCAGGATCAGTTGGGCGCGGGTCCCGGCCACCAGTTCGTCGATGCGGCACTGGATCGGCTGGCTGAAGGTGAAGGTCATGCCGGGTATATCAGAAAGGGCATCGCGCATCCTGTCCGCAAGCTCCTCCCTGGTTTTTGCCGTCTTCCATTCTTCTTTGGGCCTCAGCATGCCTACGAATCCCGTCTTGTCGACGCCCCGGGCCTCCAGGGGAACTCCGGTCTGGCCCGTACGCGACACGAGCGATTCCATCTCAGGGAACTTCATGAGACGCTGCTCGATCAGGTTCGTGATCTCCATGGCCTTGTCCAGCGATACGCCGGGGATCAGGTTGAAGTCCATGTCAAAGGCACCTTCGTCCATGACCGGGATGAATTCCGTTCCCAACCGCGGAACCAGGAACACCGCCGCGGCCATGAGGACCACGGAAGCCCCAAGAATGAATGCCGGAACGCGCAAACCCAGATCCAGAACCCACAGGTAGAAATTCCTGATCAGTTCCAGAGGCACATTCCTCTTCTCAGCGCCGGGCTTGAGGAAATAGGCGCACAACACGGGAGTGATGAAAACCGAGAGAAACAGGGAGGCGAACAGAGCAATGGACACGGTAATCGCCAGTGGCGAAAACATCTTCCCTTCCATCCCCTCGAGTGTGATGATGGGAAGGAACGTGAGCGCAATGATCAGTTCACCGAAGATGCTCGGACGCCGCACTTCCATGACGGCCTGCAGGACGGTGGAGAGTTTTTGCGAACGATCCCGCAGCTCACCCAGGCGCCTTTGCACATTCTCCACCTGAATGATCGTGGCATCGATGATCATGCCGATAGAGATGGCCAGCCCGCCCAACGACATCAGGTTGGCGCTGAGCCCCGCCTGCTTCAACACCATGAAGGTCAGGAGAGTCGCCAGCGGCAAGGCCATGACAACCACAATGGCGCCGCGGATGTTTCTCAGCAGCAGGTACAGCACGATAATTACAAGCAGCGCGCCCTCGGCCAGCGTGTGCAGGATGGTCCGGATGCTCTCGCCGACAATTTCGGAACGATCGTAATACGGCACCAATTGGAGTCCCGGGGGAAGCAGATTGCTGTCGTTGATCGTCCGTACCCGGTTCTCGACCCGGCGGACCACATCGAGGCTGTTCTCGCCTTTGAGCATCATCACAATGCCGCCGACCACTTCTCCCCGGCCGTCTTTGAGCGCCGAGCCCTGCCTCGGAGCATAGCCGGTTCTGACCTCCGCGACGTCCTCCACGTAAATTGGAATCCCGTGAATGGGCTTGACGATGATTTTATCGATATCGGTCAATGATCCGATCAACCCGACGCCGCGGATGATGTACTCTTCCGAGGCGCGGTTGATGAAGCTGCCGCCCACGTTCTCATTGTTGTTTTTGATCGCTTCGAAGACATCTCCGATGGAGAGCTTGTACTTGAGCAGCTTCTCCGGGTCGACGACCACCTGGAATTCTTTCAGATAGCCCCCGAACGAATTGA encodes:
- a CDS encoding CusA/CzcA family heavy metal efflux RND transporter codes for the protein MIEKLMGGALRNRVLVLLLVVIIVGFGAYSIRSTAVDAFPDVTNIQVEVMCGAPGLSPLEIERFVTYPVETAMRGLPGLVTMRSVTKYGLAVITLVFHDDTDIYFARQLVHERLAATESSLPDGVKTEMGPVATAMGEIYQYTIEGTPPTDPVERVRYLTELRTLQDWVVAPQLKSEAGVNEVNSFGGYLKEFQVVVDPEKLLKYKLSIGDVFEAIKNNNENVGGSFINRASEEYIIRGVGLIGSLTDIDKIIVKPIHGIPIYVEDVAEVRTGYAPRQGSALKDGRGEVVGGIVMMLKGENSLDVVRRVENRVRTINDSNLLPPGLQLVPYYDRSEIVGESIRTILHTLAEGALLVIIVLYLLLRNIRGAIVVVMALPLATLLTFMVLKQAGLSANLMSLGGLAISIGMIIDATIIQVENVQRRLGELRDRSQKLSTVLQAVMEVRRPSIFGELIIALTFLPIITLEGMEGKMFSPLAITVSIALFASLFLSVFITPVLCAYFLKPGAEKRNVPLELIRNFYLWVLDLGLRVPAFILGASVVLMAAAVFLVPRLGTEFIPVMDEGAFDMDFNLIPGVSLDKAMEITNLIEQRLMKFPEMESLVSRTGQTGVPLEARGVDKTGFVGMLRPKEEWKTAKTREELADRMRDALSDIPGMTFTFSQPIQCRIDELVAGTRAQLILKLFGEDLDVLKSKTDEMARVLGDIRGCEDLVVEKVSGQPYIGIRVDRSKIARYGMNVRDVLAIIDIAIGGKAATQVYEGNRSFDLTVRFPEDQRNSVEKLADTLVGTGDGIGIPLSQLADISLQEGPVQISRDNGMRYKGIELNIVGRDIGSFVAEAQRKIRQTVTLPVGYSTTWGGQFENQQRAMRRLMIITPLVVILVLVLLFMTFKSVRLSFLVFLNLPFALMGGVFTLWLSRIYLSVPASVGFITLLGVAVLNGLVLVSCILQLRSAGQSVRDAVKNACALRLRPILMTASITVFSLIPMMFATGPGSEVQRPLAVVVVGGLFTSTLATLLVLPTLYGWFDRNGPAPETPVGEQV